In one Umezawaea sp. Da 62-37 genomic region, the following are encoded:
- a CDS encoding carbohydrate ABC transporter permease, with amino-acid sequence MTALLSEPPKVAPAVPKRPRNKRQLLNWIAVHSIALVMGVVFTVPLVFVFLTSVMSDRQALTSNMWPTEWHFENFASVFEKAPMLTYLGNSLLYSVVATVGMLLSSVPAAYALARFRFRGSNAAFMLLIAAMMLPPQVVAVPLYSMWASAGLTGTLWPLIVPYLLGDAFSIFLLRQFFLTIPEDYLDAARIDGCNEFQILYRVLLPMTKPGIAAASLFTFLYTWNDYFGPLLYVGERQDSWPLSIALASFRGMHRATQWNLTMAATTLVLIPVLVLFLFAQKSFVRGITFTGVKG; translated from the coding sequence ATGACCGCTCTGCTCAGCGAACCGCCGAAGGTCGCGCCCGCGGTTCCCAAGCGCCCCAGGAACAAGCGGCAGCTGCTCAACTGGATCGCGGTGCACAGCATCGCGCTCGTCATGGGCGTGGTCTTCACCGTGCCGCTGGTGTTCGTGTTCCTCACCTCGGTGATGTCGGACCGCCAGGCGCTGACGTCGAACATGTGGCCGACCGAGTGGCACTTCGAGAACTTCGCGTCGGTGTTCGAGAAGGCGCCGATGCTGACCTACCTCGGCAACTCGCTGCTGTACTCGGTGGTGGCGACGGTCGGCATGCTGCTGTCCAGCGTGCCCGCCGCGTACGCGTTGGCGCGCTTCAGGTTCCGCGGCAGCAACGCCGCGTTCATGCTCCTGATCGCCGCCATGATGCTGCCGCCGCAGGTGGTCGCCGTCCCGCTGTACAGCATGTGGGCCAGCGCGGGCCTCACCGGCACGCTGTGGCCGCTGATCGTGCCCTACCTGCTCGGCGACGCGTTCAGCATCTTCCTGCTGCGCCAGTTCTTCCTGACCATCCCCGAGGACTACCTCGACGCGGCCAGGATCGACGGCTGCAACGAGTTCCAGATCCTCTACCGCGTCCTGCTGCCGATGACCAAGCCCGGCATCGCGGCCGCCTCGCTGTTCACCTTCCTCTACACCTGGAACGACTACTTCGGCCCGTTGCTCTACGTCGGCGAGCGCCAGGACAGCTGGCCGCTGTCCATCGCGCTCGCCTCGTTCCGCGGCATGCACCGGGCCACGCAGTGGAACCTCACCATGGCCGCGACCACCCTGGTCCTGATCCCGGTCCTGGTCCTGTTCCTCTTCGCGCAGAAGTCCTTCGTCCGGGGAATCACCTTCACAGGAGTCAAGGGATGA